ACCAATGTAACGACAGCCAATGGCGATTATACAACAGTTCCGGTAACGGTAACGTTCTTAGCAGGAGCCACAACAGCTACAGCAACAGTACCCACAACGGCAGATACTATCGATGAATTAGACGAAACCTTCACCGTAGCTATTACCAGTACAACAGGAACCGTTGGATCAACAACAGATACCGCTACAGGAACAATCAATGATGATGACAATGCACCAACAGTAGCAAGTATCAGTCCTTCAAATGCTGTTGAAGGAGATGCTGTAGTATTCAACTTCACGTTGAGCAACCCATCTGCGGTAGATACCACCTATACGTTCACTTTGACCAATGGAACCGCAGGAAGTGCTGATTACACTACAACAAGCATTACCGTAACAGTTCCAGCAGGAGCAACCACGGGAACGGTAAGTGTACCCACTACAGCAGACACTATTGATGAAGCAGACGAAAGCTTTAGCATTAGCAGCGGAGCAGTAAGTAGCACAGGAACAATCAATGATAATGACGATGCACCAGTGGTAACGATTGCAGATGCTTCAATCACAGAAGGAGGAAACTTGAGTTTCCCAGTTACATTGAGCAACCCATCAGCTACAGACATCACCGTTACTTTAGGCTTTACCAATGTAACGACAGCCAATGGCGATTATACAACAGTTCCGGTAACGGTAACGTTCTTAGCAGGAGCCACAACAGCTACAGCAACAGTACCCACAACGGCAGATACTATCGATGAATTAGACGAAACCTTCACCGTAGCTATTACCAGTACAACAGGAACCGTTGGATCAACAACAGATACCGCTACAGGAACAATCAATGATGATGACAATGCACCAACAGTAGCAAGTATCAGTCCTTCAAATGCTGTTGAAGGAGATGCTGTAGTATTCAACTTTACGTTGAGCAACCCATCTGCGGTAGATACCACCTATACGTTCACTTTGACCAATGGAACCGCAGGAAGTGCTGATTACACTACAACAAGCATTACCGTAACAGTTCCAGCAGGAGCAACCACGGGAACGGTAAGTGTACCCACTACAGCAGACACTATTGATGAAGCAGACGAAAGCTTTAGCATTAGCAGCGGAGCAGTAAGTAGCACAGGAACAATCAATGATAATGACGATGCACCAGTGGTAACGATTGCAGATGCTTCAATCACAGAAGGAGGAAACTTGAGTTTCCCAGTTACATTGAGCAACCCATCAGCTACAGACATCACCGTTACTTTAGGCTTTACCAATGTAACGACAGCCAATGGCGATTATACAACAGTTCCGGTAACGGTAACGTTCTTAGCAGGAGCCACAACAGCTACAGCAACAGTACCCACAACGGCAGATACTATCGATGAATTAGACGAAACCTTCACCGTAGCTATTACCAGTACAACAGGAACCGTTGGATCAACAACAGATACCGCTACAGGAACAATCAATGATGATGACAATGCACCAACAGTAGCAAGTATCAGTCCTTCAAATGCTGTTGAAGGAGATGCTGTAGTATTCAACTTTACGTTGAGCAACCCATCTGCGGTAGATACCACCTATACGTTCACTTTGACCAATGGAACCGCAGGAAGTGCTGATTACACTACAACAAGCATTACCGTAACAGTTCCAGCAGGAGCAACCACGGGAACGGTAAGTGTACCCACTACAGCAGACACTATTGATGAAGCAGACGAAAGCTTTAGCATTAGCAGCGGAGCAGTAAGTAGCACAGGAACAATCAATGATAATGACGATGCACCAGTGGTAACGATTGCAGATGCTTCAATCACAGAAGGAGGAAACTTGAGTTTCCCAGTTACATTGAGCAACCCATCAGCTACAGACATCACCGTTACTTTAGGCTTTACCAATGTAACGACAGCCAATGGCGATTATACAACAGTTCCGGTAACGGTAACGTTCTTAGCAGGAGCCACAACAGCTACAGCAACAGTACCCACTACGGCAGATACTATCGATGAATTAGACGAAACCTTCACCGTAGCTATTACCAGTACAACAGGAACCGTTGGATCAACAACAGATACCGCTACAGGAACAATCAATGATGATGACAATGCACCAACAGTAGCAAGTATCAGTCCTTCAAATGCTGTTGAAGGAGATGCTGTAGTATTCAACTTTACGTTGAGCAACCCATCTGCGGTAGATACCACCTATACGTTCACTTTGACCAATGGAACCGCAGGAAGTGCTGATTACACTACAACAAGCATTACCGTAACAGTTCCAGCAGGAGCAACCACGGGAACGGTAAGTGTACCCACTACAGCAGACACTATTGATGAAGCAGACGAAAGCTTTAGCATTAGCAGCGGAGCAGTAAGTAGCACAGGAACAATCAATGATAATGACGATGCACCAGTGGTAACGATTGCAGATGCTTCAATCACAGAAGGAGGAAACTTGAGTTTCCCAGTTACATTGAGCAACCCATCAGCTACAGACATCACCGTTACTTTAGGCTTTACCAATGTAACGACAGCCAATGGCGATTATACAACAGTTCCGGTAACGGTAACGTTCTTAGCAGGAGCCACAACAGCTACAGCAACAGTACCCACAACGGCAGATACTATCGATGAATTAGACGAAACCTTCACCGTAGCTATTACCAGTACAACAGGAACCGTTGGATCAACAACAGATACCGCTACAGGAACAATCAATGATGATGACAATGCACCAACAGTAGCAAGTATCAGTCCTTCAAATGCTGTTGAAGGAGATGCTGTAGTATTCAACTTTACGTTGAGCAACCCATCTGCGGTAGATACCACCTATACGTTCACTTTGACCAATGGAACCGCAGGAAGTGCTGATTACACTACAACAAGCATTACCGTAACAGTTCCAGCAGGAGCAACCACGGGAACGGTAAGTGTACCCACTACAGCAGACACTATTGATGAAGCAGACGAAAGCTTTAGCATTAGCAGCGGAGCAGTAAGTAGCACAGGAACAATCAATGATAATGACGATGCACCAGTGGTAACGATTGCAGATGCTTCAATCACAGAAGGAGGAAACTTGAGTTTCCCAGTTACATTGAGCAACCCATCAGCTACAGACATCACCGTTACTTTAGGCTTTACCAATGTAACGACAGCCAATGGCGATTATACAACAGTTCCAGTAACGGTAACGTTCTTAGCAGGAGCCACAACAGCTACAGCAACAGTACCCACTACGGCAGATACTATCGATGAATTAGATGAAACCTTCACCGTAGCTATTACCAGTACAACAGGAACCGTTGGATCAACAACAGATACCGCTACAGGAACAATCAATGATGATGACAATGCACCAACAGTAGCAAGTATCAGTCCTTCAAATGCTGTTGAAGGAGATGCTGTAGTATTCAACTTTACGTTGAGCAACCCATCTGCGGTAGATACCACCTATACGTTCACTTTGACCAATGGAACCGCAGGAAGTGCTGATTACACTACAACAAGCATTACCGTAACAGTTCCAGCAGGAGCAACCACGGGAACGGTAAGTGTACCCACTACAGCAGACACTATTGATGAAGCAGACGAAAGCTTTAGCATTAGCAGCGGAGCAGTAAGTAGCACAGGAACAATCAATGATAATGACGATGCACCAGTGGTAACGATTGCAGATGCTTCAATCACAGAAGGAGGAAACTTGAGTTTCCCAGTTACATTGAGCAACCCATCAGCTACAGACATCACCGTTACTTTAGGCTTTACCAATGTAACGACAGCCAATGGCGATTATACAACAGTTCCGGTAACGGTAACGTTCTTAGCAGGAGCCACAACAGCTACAGCAACAGTACCCACAACGGCAGATACTATCGATGAATTAGATGAAACCTTCACCGTAGCTATTACCAGTACAACAGGAACCGTTGGATCAACAACAGATACCGCTACAGGAACAATCAATGATGATGACAATGCACCAACAGTAGCAAGTATCAGTCCTTCAAATGCTGTTGAAGGAGATGCTGTAGTATTCAACTTTACGTTGAGCAACCCATCTGCGGTAGATACCACCTATACGTTCACTTTGACCAATGGAACCGCAGGAAGTGCTGATTACACTACAACAAGCATTACCGTAACAGTTCCAGCAGGAGCAACCACGGGAACGGTAAGTGTACCCACTACAGCAGACACTATTGATGAAGCAGACGAAAGCTTTAGCATTAGCAGCGGAGCAGTAAGTAGCACAGGAACAATCAATGATAATGACGATGCACCAGTGGTAACGATTGCAGATGCTTCAATCACAGAAGGAGGAAACTTGAGTTTCCCAGTTACATTGAGCAACCCATCAGCTACAGACATCACCGTTACTTTAGGCTTTACCAATGTAACGACAGCCAATGGCGATTATACAACAGTTCCAGTAACGGTAACGTTCTTAGCAGGAGCCACAACAGCTACAGCAACAGTACCCACTACGGCAGATACTATCGATGAATTAGACGAAACCTTCACCGTAGCTATTACCAGTACAACAGGAACCGTTGGATCAACAACAGATACCGCTACAGGAACAATCAATGATGATGACAATGCACCAACAGTAGCAAGTATCAGTCCTTCAAATGCTGTTGAAGGAGATGCTGTAGTATTCAACTTTACGTTGAGCAACCCATCTGCGGTAGATACCACCTATACGTTCACTTTGACCAATGGAACCGCAGGAAGTGCTGATTACACTACAACAAGCATTACCGTAACAGTTCCAGCAGGAGCAACCACGGGAACGGTAAGTGTACCCACTACAGCAGACACTATTGATGAAGCAGACGAAAGCTTTAGCATTAGCAGCGGAGCAGTAAGTAGCACAGGAACAATCAATGATAATGACGATGCACCAGTGGTAACGATTGCAGATGCTTCAATCACAGAAGGAGGAAACTTGAGTTTCCCAGTTACATTGAGCAACCCATCAGCTACAGACATCACCGTTACTTTAGGCTTTACCAATGTAACGACAGCCAATGGCGATTATACAACAGTTCCGGTAACGGTAACGTTCTTAGCAGGAGCCACAACAGCTACAGCAACAGTACCCACAACGGCATGATACTATCGATGAATTAGACTGAAACCTTCACCGTAGCTATTACCAGTACAACAGGAACCGTTGGATCAACAACAGATACCGCTACAGGAACAATCAATGATGATGACAATGCACCAACAGTAGCAAGTATCAGTCCTTCAAATGCTGTTGAAGGAGATGCTGTAGTATTCAACTTTACGTTGAGCAACCCATCTGCGGTAGATACCACCTATACGTTCACTTTGACCAATGGAACCGCAGGAAGTGCTGATTACACTACAACAAGCATTACCGTAACAGTTCCAGCAGGAGCAACCACGGGAACGGTAAGTGTACCCACTACAGCAGACACTATTGATGAAGCAGACGAAAGCTTTAGCATTAGCAGCGGAGCAGTAAGTAGCACAGGAACAATCAATGATAATGACGATGCACCAGTGGTAACGATTGCAGATGCTTCAATCACAGAAGGAGGAAACTTGAGTTTCCCAGTTACATTGAGCAACCCATCAGCTACAGACATCACCGTTACTTTAGGCTTTACCAATGTAACGACAGCCAATGGCGATTATACAACAGTTCCAGTAACGGTAACGTTCTTAGCAGGAGCCACAACAGCTACAGCAACAGTACCCACTACGGCAGATACTATCGATGAATTAGACGAAACCTTCACCGTAGCTATTACCAGTACAACAGGAACCGTTGGATCAACAACAGATACCGCTACAGGAACAATCAATGATGATGACAATGCACCAACAGTAGCAAGTATCAGTCCTTCAAATGCTGTTGAAGGAGATGCTGTAGTATTCAACTTTACGTTGAGCAACCCATCTGCGGTAGATACCACCTATACGTTCACTTTGACCAATGGAACCGCAGGAAGTGCTGATTACACTACAACAAGCATTACCGTAACAGTTCCAGCAGGAGCAACCACGGGAACGGTAAGTGTACCCACTACAGCAGACACTATTGATGAAGCAGACGAAAGCTTTAGCATTAGCAGCGGAGCAGTAAGTAGCACGGGAATAATTTTAGATGATGATGTTACACCAATAGCTACCAACGACGTTGTAACAACAGATGAAGACACACCTGTTACAATTAATGTAACGACTAACGATACTGATGGTGACGGTACCATTGATGTTACTACAGTAGATTTGGATCCTGCTACAGCAGGTATACAAACCACATTCACGGTAGCAGGAGAAGGTACCTATACGGTAAATAATTTAGGAGTAATAACCTTTACACCGGTATTGAACTATAATGGTACTACTACAGCAATCACTTACACCGTAAACGACAATAGTGGCATAGTATCGAATAGTGCTACTTTGACTATCATCGTTAATGCAGTAACTGATGCATTAGTTGCTAATAACGACCCTCTTCCATCAACAGGAGGAAATGTAACAGCAAACGATACTTTAAATGGAGTACCGGTAACTACAGCTAATACTGATGTAACACCAGTAACAAATGGACCATTGAGTATTGATGCAGATGGAAATTTAACAGTAGCGCCAAACACCCCAAATGGTACGTACACCATCACGTATGAAATTTGTGAAGCAGGAGCTGTACCAGTAAATTGTACCACAGCTACGGTCACTGTTAATTATGTAAATCCATTAGTTGCTAGTAATGATACTTTTACAGCAGCAGGAGGGAATGTGTTAGGAAATGATAGTGTAAATGGATCACCGGCAACCATGACAAATACTGTTGTGACACCAGTAACTAGCGGGCCATTAAGTATAGATGCTGCAGGAAATGTAACAGTAGCACCAAACACACCAAGTGGCACCTACACTATCGTTTATGAAATTTGTCAAACAGGAATGACTCCTGCAAACTGTACCACAGCTACAGTAACGGTTGTAGTAAACAATATCATTGTTGCCAATAACAACACATTCTCACCAACAGGCGGTAATGTAACAGCAAACGATACGGTTAATGGTGTACCAGCCACGCCAGCGAATACTGATGTAACACCAGTAACAAGTGGACCATTGAGTATAGATGCAAATGGAAACTTAACAGTAGCACCTAATACACCAAGTGGTACTTACAACATAGAATACGAAATCTGTGAAGTCGGCGCAAGCCCATCAAATTGTACACGAGCTATAGCAACGGTAGTGATTAATAATTTAATCGTAGCTAATAACGTAACCATTCCATCGACAGGAGGAAATGTAACAGCAAACGATACGATAAATGGAGTACCTGTAACTACAGCTAATACTGATGTAACGCCAGTAACAAGTGGACCATTGAGTATAGATGCAAATGGTAATTTAACAGTAGCACCAAATACCCCAAGTGGCACGTACACGATAACATATCAAATATGTGAAGTAGGAGCAACACCAGCAAATTGCACCACAGCTACCGCAACGGTAGTAGTAAACAATGTATTAGTAGCTTTAAATGATACGCTACCAGCCACCGGAGGAAATGTTCTAGCAAATGATACCATTAACGGAGTACCAGCAACAGCTGCTAATACAGATGTGACGCCAGTAACAAATGGACCATTGAGTATAGATGCAAATGGAAACTTAACTGTATCGCCAAATACAATAGCAGGAACTTATAGTATTACGTATCAAGTATGTGAAACAGGTTCTAATCCGTTGGTGTGTACCACAGCCACAGTTACAGTAGTTGTGAACGAAACGCCAGATATAGCCATAGTTAAAACAGCCGTATTCAATGATGAAAATGGAGATGGTTTTTGCACAAGCAGGAGAGACTATTACCTACAGTTTTGCGGTAAGCAATACAGGAAACACGCCATTAAACAATGTAACAGTAACCATGTGCTACCAGGATTTGATACTACGAGTGTAATACTCATACCTTTATTGCCAGTAAGGAGTCGACAAACAATACAGCCTAATTCAAGGAGTATATCGCTTGAAAACAATCCGACATCAATTTAGGAAGCTAACCAACCAAGCAACCGCAAACATGCACGTTTCCACCACATAGGAGTATGTAGTTAAGTGATTTATCAGATGATTCTAGCTGCCTTTAAATGATAGACACAACAGTACTTGTGCTATTTCAATGATTGTTGATCGAAGTAGTTTAACTGCAGTAGCGCCAAATGGAAAGGAGACAATAAAACAAAGTGTTCGCATTAGAGGAACTAGAACTGTTACAAGCGAAATACGTAGAGATATACAACGCTGGGAGTACTAGTATTTGAGAGAGCAGTATAACAATGATGATAGAGCTTTTAGAGGCGTTTCAGAAGGAAGAGTAACCATCAAACAATCCGAAGAGTTACCAGAAGGAACGTATTATTACATCTTGAGATATAAGGACAGTGCAGCCACTAGTTTTGAAAAAGCAGGATACTTATACATCAACAGATAATAAATAAATAAAGCTCATAAGTTTAAAAATGGAAGCAATATGAAGACAAAATTAGTAGTAGTAATGGTACTCTTACTCTCGGGTATAGTAAATGCCCAGCAAGATGCTCAGTTTACACAGTACATGTACAATTCGATCAATATAAATCCAGCCTATGCAGGTTCGCGTCAGTCCATGAATATTTTTGCCCTACACCGCACCCAGTGGGTAGGGCTAGATGGGGCACCAGTAACTAATACTGCCTCTATTAATACTCCTATCAATGATACTAAACTAGGCCTAGGAGTATCAATCATAAATGACAGGATAGGGCCATCTGATGAGAGCAATCTAGCAGTTGATTTTTCATACTACATCAATACCTCAGAAGACTTCAAACTCTCCTTTGGATTAAAAGCCTCAGCAAATCTATTGAATGTCAATTTTGATAAGTTGAATCAGTATGATCCTAATGACTATAGTTTTGAGAATAACATAGACAATAAGTTTTCACCTAATATAGGAGTGGGACTTTATTGGTACTCAGATAAAACCTATGTGGGTCTTTCAGTTCCTAACTTGTTAGAGACAGAGCATTTTGATAAATACGCAGGAGTAGGAGCCAATTCTTATATTGCACGAGAACGCGTAAACTATTACTTAACAGCCGGTCACGTATTTGATTTAGATTATAATTTAAAATTCAAACCAGCCATGATGACTAAGATGGTTCAAGGTGCTCCACTACAAGTAGATTTATCGGCTAACTTCTTGTTTAATGACAAGTTTACAGTAGGAGCTGCTTACCGCTGGAGTGCTGCATTGAGTGCCATGGTAGGCTTTCAGGTATCAGACTCTTGGTTTATTGGGTATGCATACGATATGGAAACCACACGACTGGCTAATTACAATTCAGGGTCACATGAAATATTTCTTCGTTACGAAATATTCAAACGATATAACAAAATCACATCACCTAGATTCTTTTAATTTAATATAACGTTATGAAATTAAGCGCCAAACATTTCGGATGCTGTGTAGTTTTTTTAGTGTCAACAGTAATGGGGTATGCCCAAAAAAAAGGAGTTGCAATTGCGGATAAAAACTTCGATAATTATTCTTACGTTGATGCCATAGCTACCTATGAGAAAGTAGCAGAGAAAGGATATAAAGACGAGAAAATGTTTCAAAAACTGGGAGACTCCTATTTCTTTATAGCCAATTTGATCAAGGCAGAGAAATGGTATTCTGCTCTTTTTGCGATGAACCCAGTTCAAGAAGCCGAGTATTACTACAGGTATTCCCAATCGTTAAAAGCCGTAGGCAACTATGCTAAGGCCGATAAAATGCTAGAACAGTTCATTTCCAAATCAGCCACAGACCAGCGAGGGAAACTCTTTGCGAGTCAGCGTGATTACTTAAAAGACATCAAGGAAAACTCAGGGAAATATGAAATATTTGATGCCGGAATCAACTCCCCTTACTCTGATTATGGAAGCGCTTACTACAACAATACCCTACTTTTTGCATCGGCGCGCGATACAGGCGGAGTAGCTAAAAAAGTGTTCAAGTGGAACAATGAATCCTTCACTAACTTGTACAGCTCCCAGATCAGTACAGATGGTAGTGTGGGTAAACCAGAGGTGTTTAATAAAAACATCAACAGTAGGTTTCATGAGTCAACACCTGTTTTTACCAAAGATGGCCAAACCATGTACTTCACGCGTAATAATTACCTAAACGGGAAAAAGCAAAAAGACAGCAGACGTATTATATTATTAAAACTCTACAAGGCCACGAACGAAAATGGAAAATGGGTCAATGTACAAGAGCTACCTTTTAACAGTAATGAGTACAGTGTAGCGCATCCAGCGCTGAGTGTAGACGAGAAAACTTTGTATTTTGCATCAGACATGCCAGGTACCAAGGGATTGTCAGATCTTTTTAAAGTAAGCGTCAATGCTAATGGCACCTACGGGACACCAGAGAATTTAGGATTGCCTATCAACACAGAGGCAAGAGAAACCTTTCCTTTTATCTCAGCAGACAATAAAATGTACTTTGCCAGTGATGGCCACCCAGGACTAGGAGGGTTAGATGTGTTTGTGATGGATTTATCATCAAAAACTCCTGGTAGTACCATAACAAACATAGGTACACCTATAAACAGTACCCAAGATGATTTTTCATTTGTGATTGATGCAGAGAATAAAAAAGGATTTGTAACCTCTAATAGAGAGGGTGGGTTAGGATCTGATGACATCTATAGATTCAATAAATTTCCTGTTCCTGTTTGTAATCAAGTACTTCAAGGAATAATAAAGGATCAAGATACAGATTTAGTCTTGGCCAATGCCAAGGTAAGTTTGTTTGACGCGAATTTTAATTTGATTAAAGAAATCACCACTCCATCATCAGGAGCCTACAGCTTTGAGGTAACATGCGGAACCACATATTATTTACGTGGCGAAAAGCCAGAGTATGAAACCAAAGAGAATAAGATTGTAATAGCAAAAGTATCTGGAGCAACACAAGGTCCATTGGCCTTAGAGCCAAGAAAAAAAGTTATTGAAGTAGGTACAGACTTAGCTAAGACCTTGGATATTCCAATACTTTATTTTGATTTAGACAAGTCATTTATTCGAAAAGATGCGGCATTTGAGCTAGAAAAAGTATTAGCAGTGATGCAACAATACCCAAAGATGACCATCGATATTAGATCCCATACAGATTGCAGACAAACCGCAGCATACAACCAAGCACTATCTGATAGAAGAGCTAAATCAACGAAAGCATGGTTGATCAAAAACGGTATAGCTGCAAATAGATTAACAGCAAAAGGATACGGTGAATCACAACTTGTAAACGATTGCGGATGTGAACCTACGAACCAATCAAACTGTACAGAGGCACAACATCAAGCCAATAGAAGAAGTGAGTTTATTGTTATATCGATGCAATAAATCTTCTCTAAACAACAAAAATCAAAAAAGGCTATCCATAACGGGATAGCCTTTTTTGTTGGTTGAAAAATTATAAAAAACCATAGAATAATTTCTTCTATGGTTTTAGTTTATAAGTTCTAATTCTTCCTATTGATTACTATAGGAGCATTGTTAGATTTTTGATCTTCAATTTTATTTTTTGAATTAGTAGATCTGTAATAATAAGAATCCTCATCAGAAGAATCTTGATTGTTACTATAGTCTACAGAGTTTGAATTTTGACCATAGTAGTATGCTTTTCCTCCTTTTACACTACCTATCATATCTATGACCTGTCCTCTGCGATTGTAGATGATTTCTAATCCGCCCACACGCTCTAGAGCAAATCTATTGTAAGTCATGTAAACAGATCCTATTCGCTTCACTCGGTCATTAGCATCGTAATTGATAAATACATTACCTACTTGTCTCACACGGCCTAGATTGTCATGTTCAATTCTCACTCCATAATTGATAGGACGATTTCTATTAGGTGTTCCATACGTTCTATTGACTCTACTGTTTGAGTTTGCTTTGTAATACATCTCACCGCGAGTTGTTGGTCTGGTATTAAAATCCAATTGACCATCAGGAAATACATAAAAAGCAATGCCTCTTTCTATGAATTCTACAGGTTCGTCATTGTCAAAAAGAGAAGACGATTTTATAATTACAGAGAAATCTTTTTTCTCTGTTGCGTTGGCAACACTACCTCCAAATACGAAGATACTAGCAACTAAAAGGGTAATTTTTTTCATGATACTTCTATTTTGAATTTTGCCTACTCTTGAGCTTTTCGGCTTTCGCTTTAACTATTTAGTTGAATAGGGATATTCAAGTAGTGTGCCAAAAAAAAGTAGCTGTGATCTAGAACTAGTATTTTAACTGCTGCTGTTGTAGTTTTTTATCATTTAATATGCAGTATATCAATGGTGTATAGAATTAATATTAAGCTAAAAATATTTTCAAAAGAGTGGTTATTTTTAATTTTTTAAGCAAACAGAATCAAACTACTTATCAACAGTGCTTAAAATTAACTTCTGTTACGAACACGCTTCAACTGATATTGAGTAATTTTGTAGCATGTATGCACTAGTAGATTGTAACAATTTTTATGCCTCATGCGAACGTGTTTTTCAGCCGAAATTCAACGGGAAACCTGTTGCAATCTTGTCTAATAATGATGGTTGTGTCATTTCACGTAGTAATGAAGCGAAGGCGGTAGGAATAGGAATGGGAGCGCCCGCTTTTCAAATAAAAGAAATTGTAAAACAGCATGATGTGCAATTATTTTCGTCAAATTATGCCTTGTATGGTGATTTGAGCAATCGAGTAATGAAGATTTTAGAGCAGTTTACACCAAATGTAGAGATTTATAGTATTGATGAAGCTTTTTTAAACTTTGATGGATTATCAATTGAGGACTATCACCAGTATGGAATTCTAATGAAGAACCGAGTGCATAAATGGGTGGGTATTCCGGTTTGCATTGGCTTTGGCGAAA
This portion of the Flavobacterium sp. CECT 9288 genome encodes:
- a CDS encoding type IX secretion system membrane protein PorP/SprF, whose product is MKTKLVVVMVLLLSGIVNAQQDAQFTQYMYNSININPAYAGSRQSMNIFALHRTQWVGLDGAPVTNTASINTPINDTKLGLGVSIINDRIGPSDESNLAVDFSYYINTSEDFKLSFGLKASANLLNVNFDKLNQYDPNDYSFENNIDNKFSPNIGVGLYWYSDKTYVGLSVPNLLETEHFDKYAGVGANSYIARERVNYYLTAGHVFDLDYNLKFKPAMMTKMVQGAPLQVDLSANFLFNDKFTVGAAYRWSAALSAMVGFQVSDSWFIGYAYDMETTRLANYNSGSHEIFLRYEIFKRYNKITSPRFF
- a CDS encoding Y-family DNA polymerase, producing MYALVDCNNFYASCERVFQPKFNGKPVAILSNNDGCVISRSNEAKAVGIGMGAPAFQIKEIVKQHDVQLFSSNYALYGDLSNRVMKILEQFTPNVEIYSIDEAFLNFDGLSIEDYHQYGILMKNRVHKWVGIPVCIGFGETKALSKVANKIAKKFQDRTQGVYVIDSDEKRVKALKWTKIEDVWGIGHRLNKKMKTRNIATALDFTAPQHEAWIKKKWVYWECV
- a CDS encoding gliding motility-associated C-terminal domain-containing protein, whose product is MREQYNNDDRAFRGVSEGRVTIKQSEELPEGTYYYILRYKDSAATSFEKAGYLYINR
- a CDS encoding OmpA family protein — translated: MKLSAKHFGCCVVFLVSTVMGYAQKKGVAIADKNFDNYSYVDAIATYEKVAEKGYKDEKMFQKLGDSYFFIANLIKAEKWYSALFAMNPVQEAEYYYRYSQSLKAVGNYAKADKMLEQFISKSATDQRGKLFASQRDYLKDIKENSGKYEIFDAGINSPYSDYGSAYYNNTLLFASARDTGGVAKKVFKWNNESFTNLYSSQISTDGSVGKPEVFNKNINSRFHESTPVFTKDGQTMYFTRNNYLNGKKQKDSRRIILLKLYKATNENGKWVNVQELPFNSNEYSVAHPALSVDEKTLYFASDMPGTKGLSDLFKVSVNANGTYGTPENLGLPINTEARETFPFISADNKMYFASDGHPGLGGLDVFVMDLSSKTPGSTITNIGTPINSTQDDFSFVIDAENKKGFVTSNREGGLGSDDIYRFNKFPVPVCNQVLQGIIKDQDTDLVLANAKVSLFDANFNLIKEITTPSSGAYSFEVTCGTTYYLRGEKPEYETKENKIVIAKVSGATQGPLALEPRKKVIEVGTDLAKTLDIPILYFDLDKSFIRKDAAFELEKVLAVMQQYPKMTIDIRSHTDCRQTAAYNQALSDRRAKSTKAWLIKNGIAANRLTAKGYGESQLVNDCGCEPTNQSNCTEAQHQANRRSEFIVISMQ